In the genome of Hymenobacter taeanensis, one region contains:
- a CDS encoding L-lactate MFS transporter — translation MANASLLDRSRTIAGPGYNRWLVPPAALAIHLAIGQAYAFSVFKKPLGALLSGDVDHPAAGDWTPAQIGWIFSIAIVLLGLSAAIFGKWLERVGPRKAMMASALCFGGGFLIAALGVHLHSLALLYFGYGFVGGIGLGIGYISPVSTLIKWFPDRKGVATGMAIMGFGGGAMIASPLSVALMAHFKDMAPMGVAPTFITLGIIYFLFMQFGVWTIRVPADDWAPAGYVPNAEHSALITSGNVSADNAIKTPQFWLLWVVLLTNVTAGIGVLETASPLIQDTFSDKAMGAGRGVTVAAAAGFVGLLSLFNLLGRFFWSSASDKLGRKTTYMIYFGLGVLLYAVIPTLAHNLQLALFVLVACVIISMYGGGFATVPAYLSDLFGKYQVGAIHGRLLTAWSTAGVLGPLIVNYLHESRKAEGFTGAAAYQTVFYAMAGLLVVGLLANLAVRAVNEKYNEKGPVTVEAGGH, via the coding sequence ATGGCAAATGCTTCTTTACTAGACCGCAGCCGTACAATTGCCGGGCCGGGCTACAACCGCTGGCTGGTGCCACCGGCCGCCTTGGCCATTCACCTGGCAATTGGACAGGCCTACGCCTTTAGTGTGTTCAAGAAACCATTGGGCGCACTGCTCAGCGGCGACGTAGACCACCCGGCCGCCGGCGACTGGACTCCCGCTCAAATCGGCTGGATTTTCTCCATTGCCATTGTGCTGCTAGGCCTATCGGCGGCCATTTTTGGTAAGTGGCTGGAAAGAGTAGGGCCGCGCAAAGCCATGATGGCCTCCGCCCTGTGTTTTGGGGGTGGCTTTCTGATTGCGGCGCTGGGGGTGCATTTGCACAGCCTGGCTTTGCTGTATTTCGGGTATGGCTTTGTGGGTGGCATTGGCCTGGGCATTGGCTATATCTCGCCCGTGAGCACGCTTATTAAGTGGTTCCCTGACCGCAAAGGCGTGGCTACGGGCATGGCCATTATGGGCTTTGGTGGCGGCGCCATGATTGCCTCGCCGCTGTCGGTGGCTCTTATGGCTCACTTCAAGGATATGGCGCCTATGGGCGTGGCTCCCACCTTCATTACACTGGGCATCATATACTTTCTTTTCATGCAGTTTGGCGTCTGGACCATTCGGGTGCCTGCCGATGACTGGGCTCCCGCGGGCTACGTACCTAACGCTGAGCACAGCGCCCTGATTACCTCAGGCAACGTATCGGCCGATAATGCAATCAAAACGCCACAGTTCTGGCTGCTATGGGTAGTACTGCTTACCAACGTAACAGCCGGCATTGGCGTGCTGGAAACTGCTTCTCCTCTAATTCAAGACACTTTCTCGGATAAGGCCATGGGAGCTGGCCGTGGTGTAACGGTGGCCGCCGCGGCGGGTTTTGTAGGCCTGCTCAGCTTGTTTAACCTCTTGGGCCGCTTCTTCTGGTCCTCGGCTTCGGATAAGCTGGGCCGCAAGACTACCTACATGATTTACTTTGGGCTTGGGGTGCTGCTGTACGCCGTAATTCCTACCCTGGCGCACAACCTGCAGCTGGCCTTGTTTGTGCTGGTGGCATGCGTTATCATTAGTATGTATGGCGGAGGCTTTGCCACCGTTCCGGCGTACTTGTCTGACCTGTTTGGCAAGTACCAAGTGGGGGCTATTCACGGCCGCTTGCTCACAGCCTGGAGCACGGCTGGTGTCCTGGGTCCACTCATCGTTAACTATTTACATGAGAGCCGCAAGGCCGAAGGCTTCACGGGCGCGGCCGCCTATCAAACGGTGTTTTACGCCATGGCTGGCCTGCTGGTAGTAGGCCTATTAGCCAACTTGGCGGTGAGAGCCGTAAACGAGAAATACAATGAGAAAGGCCCCGTAACGGTAGAGGCCGGCGGCCATTAA
- a CDS encoding MFS transporter small subunit → MMSAQPNSSASAPVETSSTVSLAIAWLFVGIPLVWGVAQTFIKALTLFQ, encoded by the coding sequence ATGATGAGTGCACAACCTAATTCCTCTGCGTCGGCTCCGGTAGAAACCAGTTCAACGGTTTCTCTGGCTATTGCCTGGCTATTCGTTGGCATCCCGCTGGTGTGGGGTGTAGCCCAAACCTTTATCAAGGCTCTGACTTTATTTCAGTAA
- a CDS encoding putative signal transducing protein produces MTSAFNAGSAVVLLTTFADSFAAHLAKSQLDAEGIPCFLGNEHRPYGPVSGGVRLYVREQDVAAAHELLQPQHSPMHALPDQPNSLEEQASPLCPRCHHHDVVCRHTPQPSDSLFTKLRLWLLAPEAPQCHCFNCGHEFELTGE; encoded by the coding sequence ATGACTTCCGCCTTCAATGCTGGCTCAGCGGTGGTGCTACTCACCACTTTCGCCGACTCGTTTGCCGCTCACTTAGCTAAAAGCCAACTGGATGCCGAAGGCATTCCGTGTTTCCTCGGCAATGAGCATCGCCCCTATGGCCCCGTCTCGGGCGGGGTGCGCCTGTATGTGCGTGAGCAAGATGTAGCAGCCGCGCACGAGCTATTGCAGCCGCAGCATTCGCCTATGCACGCCCTCCCCGATCAGCCCAACAGCCTGGAGGAGCAAGCCAGCCCCCTTTGCCCCCGCTGCCACCACCACGATGTGGTATGCCGCCACACCCCGCAGCCCTCTGATAGCCTGTTCACAAAGCTCCGCTTGTGGCTCCTGGCCCCTGAGGCTCCACAGTGCCACTGCTTCAACTGCGGGCATGAGTTTGAGCTGACGGGTGAGTAG
- a CDS encoding carboxypeptidase-like regulatory domain-containing protein, translating into MLVVYSRLVKRFTLSRSLYLLLLPLLVVLSACEDDPVEPVYYGSVQGIVRDARTNQLLPSVSITTTPATSSLVTDAQGVFDLSNVPTGRLTLVASKADYQQTTVAVTIDENKTTTVTILLAKSLNTAAPSAPNRPSPADQAQVPGPDVKLEWHPVNATRSDSLKYDVVLYEGSNGSSRSLLTNSRDTTVTATGLRYNTTYFWQVTVRNAGGSATRSNLWSFRTGPLPDNRYLFAREVNGNTDIYSSNESGSTLQRLTTSAFIETAPQLSPNRDRIAYTSNATGQFQLYTMNRDGSDARQITLLPVDGYFNQGIGYHWSPDGAQLIYSSYDKLYRINRDGTGLALLATAPAGRHFRECDWTAQGNRIVVQTVGISVYDSELYLYNADGSNGSLLVGNVPGRLDSPSFSVDGRRVMYTRDVDGFSDIMGRQLNAHIFTQNLDGSGLVDVSAGVNSSTSTGKPLGFNDITPRYSPDGARILFVQVNNVPNSTPDVYTVELDGRNRARLFQNAFLPDWR; encoded by the coding sequence ATGCTGGTTGTCTATTCGCGCTTAGTTAAGCGCTTTACGCTGAGCAGAAGCCTTTATCTGCTGTTGCTGCCCTTATTGGTAGTGTTGAGTGCTTGTGAAGACGACCCGGTTGAGCCGGTGTATTACGGAAGCGTGCAGGGGATTGTGCGCGATGCGCGTACCAACCAGCTCTTGCCGAGTGTATCCATCACTACCACCCCCGCCACTTCCTCGCTGGTGACGGATGCACAAGGGGTATTTGACCTGAGCAACGTGCCCACTGGCCGGCTTACGCTGGTAGCTAGTAAAGCTGATTATCAGCAAACAACCGTAGCCGTAACTATAGATGAAAACAAGACTACTACAGTAACTATTCTGCTGGCAAAAAGCCTGAACACAGCGGCCCCATCGGCCCCTAACCGCCCGTCGCCCGCTGACCAGGCGCAGGTGCCCGGCCCCGATGTGAAGCTGGAATGGCACCCCGTGAATGCCACCCGCTCCGACTCGTTGAAGTACGATGTGGTATTGTACGAAGGCAGCAACGGTAGTAGCAGGTCGCTGCTGACCAATAGCCGAGATACCACTGTAACTGCCACTGGCCTACGCTATAATACCACGTACTTCTGGCAAGTAACGGTGCGCAATGCGGGCGGAAGCGCCACCCGGTCTAACCTGTGGAGCTTCCGGACCGGCCCCCTCCCCGACAACCGCTACCTGTTTGCGCGGGAGGTAAACGGCAATACCGACATTTATTCCAGCAATGAATCGGGTAGCACGTTGCAGCGGCTCACCACATCTGCCTTCATTGAGACTGCGCCTCAGCTCAGCCCCAACCGCGACCGAATAGCGTATACCTCGAACGCAACCGGGCAATTCCAGCTCTACACCATGAACCGGGATGGTTCTGATGCCCGCCAGATAACGCTGCTACCCGTAGACGGGTACTTTAACCAAGGCATAGGGTACCACTGGTCACCGGACGGGGCTCAGCTCATTTACAGCAGCTACGACAAGCTCTACCGCATCAACCGGGATGGTACTGGCCTAGCGCTGCTGGCAACAGCCCCGGCCGGGCGCCACTTCCGCGAGTGCGACTGGACGGCCCAGGGCAACCGCATTGTGGTGCAAACGGTTGGTATCAGTGTGTATGACTCAGAGCTGTACTTGTACAACGCCGATGGCTCAAATGGTAGTTTGCTGGTAGGCAACGTGCCCGGCCGCCTCGATTCACCTTCCTTCAGCGTTGATGGGCGACGGGTAATGTACACGCGCGACGTGGATGGCTTCAGCGACATTATGGGCCGGCAGCTGAACGCCCATATTTTTACGCAAAACCTCGATGGCAGTGGCCTAGTTGATGTTTCGGCGGGAGTAAACAGTAGCACCAGCACCGGTAAGCCGCTTGGGTTTAATGACATTACCCCGCGTTACTCTCCTGATGGGGCGCGTATCCTATTTGTGCAGGTGAACAATGTGCCAAATTCTACCCCAGATGTATATACTGTTGAACTGGACGGCCGCAACCGGGCCCGTCTTTTTCAAAACGCCTTCCTGCCCGACTGGCGCTAG
- the csgH gene encoding curli-like amyloid fiber formation chaperone CsgH, whose product MTGHCRSLAAQAATYKYELLLLRRGPGGQSSNKQQGHFELKPGQTVTLSEVRLNLDERTSFVGQLRILDAAGQLVAQDSVRHVASRP is encoded by the coding sequence GTGACCGGGCACTGTCGCAGTCTGGCTGCCCAAGCGGCTACTTATAAGTATGAGCTGTTGCTGCTGCGCCGGGGCCCGGGCGGGCAGTCGTCTAACAAGCAACAGGGGCATTTTGAGCTGAAGCCTGGGCAAACTGTTACGCTGTCGGAAGTACGGCTTAACCTAGATGAGCGCACCAGCTTTGTAGGGCAGTTACGCATTTTAGATGCGGCAGGCCAGTTAGTGGCTCAAGACTCCGTCCGGCACGTGGCTTCCCGCCCTTAA